One Brassica napus cultivar Da-Ae chromosome A1, Da-Ae, whole genome shotgun sequence genomic region harbors:
- the LOC106449195 gene encoding protein SABRE-like isoform X4, with amino-acid sequence MAGSPAKFLFGFLILSMVLWMIFVLCSRFFAWILSRVLGASVVFRFGGWKCLRDVVVKFNKGAIESVSAGEIKLSLRQSLVKLGVGFLSRDPKVQVLICDLEVVMRSSTSAKNVPKAKSQKPRNSGWGKWMLVANIARFLSVSVADMVVKTRKAVMEVKELKLDISKDGGTKPNLYVELHVLPILVHLCESRMTSDQSSTSSFERSTASQTTSATTDRSSAALFCDELSLSTEFGHDRAVGIFLRNVEVISGDVTLTFDEDSFPKSKQSSSTLHSDEVVTSTSADSSAKKSPKEHQLVAALAKYSSSFPEMISFKLPKLDVRCVNREHDLAAENNITGIQLRSVKSKSFEDTGESTRLDVQMELSEIHLFREAESSVVEIMKVDVVSFIYIPIQPVLPIRAEVDIKLGGTRCNLFISRLQPWLRLHFLKKKKLVLQGPTHTLGKSKAADTKAIMWTGTVSAPEMTVMLYGIDGSPMYHFCSQSSHVFANNISSTGTAVHVELGELNLHLADEYQECFKENLFGIEPNSGSLMHIAKLSLDWGRSDRTSSDEVGCRSKLVLSVDVTGMGIYFSFKRVESLITNAMSFKALFKTLSVSGKKMNQTGGVQPSKGSGKGTRLVNLNLERCCVNFCDDTGLDNTLIDDPKTVNYGSQGGRVTFSSLADGRLRTASIQSTASKECKRLKYSVSLEISHFRLCLNKDKHSTQMELGRAMSIYQEYLEEHKPCSKVKLFDMHNAKLVRRSGGLNEIGVCSLFSATDISLGWEPDVHLSFYELFLRLKSLVFAQRLKEHERECISSVKDGGTGEEINLSNSVDKQKKKESMFAIDVETLTISAEVGDGVEVKLEAQSIFSENACIGVLLEGLILAFNGSRVFKTTRMQISRVPSASSSLSDAVPVMTGGPWDWVVQGLDVHICMPHKLQLRAIDDSIEDMLRALRLITVAKGKNIFPGKRETSKPKSKKSSPKFGRIRFCIRRLTADIEEEPIQGWLDEHYHLVKKEACELAVRLKFLEDFIHKTTQSSKGAETSDPSDERKMLFDGVEIDVKDPLAINKVKDEIHKRSFQSYYQACQGLAPSEGSGACREGFQAGFKPSAARTSLLSVCATDFDLSLTAVHGGDVGLMEVLKKLDPICQENDVPFSRLYGSNVDLKTGSLVVQLRNYTLPLLSGTSGKCEGRIVLAQQATCFQPQISQDVYVGRWRKVRMFRSATGTTPPMKTYSDLRIHFQQGQVSFGVGYEPAFADISYAFTVALRRANLSYRSPSVPPPVKKERSLPWWDDMRNYVHGNITLSFSESKWDILATTNPYESLDKLQIVTGPIELRQSDGRVFVNAKDFKIKLSSLESLISRHSLKVPVGTSRAAFIEAPLFNLEVTMDWECESGDSLNHYLYAFPTEGKPREKVFDPFRSTSLSLRWNFSLRPEKFHQSSSGTEQSTDTGTVYSSQDKPETPTMNLGAHDLAWILKFWGLMYYPPHKLRSFSRWPRFGVARVARSGNLSLDKVMTEFMLRVDATPSLISYMPWDSDDPARGLTFNMAKLKYELCYSRGKQNYTFECKRDVLDLVYQGLDLHVPKAFINKDVHPSIALRKSTQSALIDRIPCGKNRKRDEKHRDEGFLLSCDYFTIRRQAPKADPERLLAWQEAGRRNLEMTYVRSEFENGSESDEHIRSDPSDDDGYNVVIADNCQRVFVYGLKLLWTIANRDAVWSFVGAISKAFEPAKPSPSRQYTQRKITEESQKESCQETHQGETMKSSASPGRNIPSQPMEMAGPLSSPSHSVKIEKSYDRAGKVENSESEEEGTRHFMVNVIEPQFNLHSEEANGRFLLAAVSGRVLARSFNSIMRVGVEVIEQALGTGSVQIPECNPEMTWTRMEISVMLKHVQAHVAPTDVDPGAGLQWLPKIRKNSPKVKRTGALLERVFMPCDMYLRYTRHKGGNPDLKVKPLKELTFNSHNITATMTSRQFQVMLDVLTNLLFARLPKPRKSSLQCPTEDEDVEEEADEVVPYGVEEVELAKINLEEKERARKLLLDDIRKLSHCSDSMADTHMEREGELWMISTRKSTLVKGLKKELLHAQKSRKVASASLRMALQKAAQLRLMEKEKNKSPSYAMCISLQFNKVVWSMIVDGKSFAEAEINDMIYDFYRDYKDIGVARFTTKSFVVRNCLPLAKSDMLLSAWNPPSEWGKNFMLHVDAKQGAPKDGHYPLELFHVAIYPLRIHLTETMYRMMWEYFFPEEEQDSQRRQEVWKISTTAGSKRVKKGLVSHESSTTSHSNVEASRGSSAGLSQSNADSVQKSNTLSLRSSTGGFGQELRRTSSFDRTWEENVAQSVANELVLQAHSCTVSSSVEQQEDSSKQKIKETKPVKPGRSSHEEKKAGKSRPRKMMEFHNIKISQVELQVTYEGSRFVVNDLKLLMDTFDHVEFTGTWRRLFSRVKKHIIWGVLKSVTGMQGKKFKDKSQINRGITENDLNLSDNDHTGKPVTLFKRQSDGAGEGFVTSVKGLFNTQRRKAKAFVLRTMRGEAENDFHGEWSDSDVEFSPFARQLTITKTKKLIRRHTKKLRPRSQRGSTSQQRESLPSSSREVTAFESDCSSGSSPYEDFKD; translated from the exons atGGCGGGTTCACCTGCTAAGTTCTTGTTCGGGTTCCTGATTCTTTCCATGGTCTTGTGGATGATCTTCGT ACTTTGTTCAAGATTCTTTGCCTGGATTCTTAGCCGAGTGCTTGGAGCATCTGTTGTCTTCCGTTTTGGCGGTTGGAAATGCCTCAGGGATGTCGTCGTCAAGTTCAATAAG ggtGCTATTGAGTCGGTGTCTGCTGGTGAAATTAAACTAAGCTTACGACAGTCCTTGGTCAAACTCGGCGTTGGTTTTCTTTCTAGAGATCCTAAAGTGCAAGTCTTGATATGTGATCTTGAAGTTGTAATGAGGTCATCGACTTCAGCAAAAAATGTACCCAAAGCCAAAAGTCAGAAACCTCGTAATTCTGGCTGGGGAAAGTGGATGCTGGTGGCTAATATTGCCAggtttctttcagtttccgtcgCAGATATGGTTGTCAAG ACCCGAAAGGCAGTAATGGAAGTCAAGGAACTGAAGTTGGATATATCGAAAGATGGTGGGACAAAGCCAAATCTATATGTAGAGCTGCATGTATTACCGATTCTGGTTCACTTATGTGAGTCACGCATGACGTCTGATCAGTCGTCTACCTCAAGCTTTGAAAGGTCTACTGCTTCCCAAACGACCTCTGCCACAACAGACAGATCCTCTGCTGCTTTGTTTTGTGATGAGCTCTCTCTTTCTACTGAGTTTGGACATGACAG GGCTGTAGGTATTTTTTTACGAAATGTGGAAGTTATATCTGGAGATGTAACACTGACTTTTGATGAGGATTCATTTCCAAAGAGCAAACAGTCATCATCTACTCTTCATTCAGATGAAGTTGTAACGTCAACTAGTGCTGATTCATCTGCCAAGAAATCTCCTAAAGAGCATCAACTGGTGGCAGCTCTCGCAAAATATTCTTCATCTTTTCCTGAAATG ATCTCATTCAAACTACCCAAACTGGATGTGAGATGTGTCAATCGAGAACATGATCTGGCTGCTGAGAATAACATCACAGGAATTCAACTTAGGAGTGTTAAATCAAAATCTTTTGAAGACACAGGAGAGAGTACACGTCTCGATGTTCAGATGGAACTCAGTGAAATTCAT CTTTTTAGAGAAGCTGAGTCCTCTGTTGTGGAGATTATGAAAGTTGATGTGGTCTCTTTTATCTACATCCCAATTCAG CCGGTTCTGCCTATTAGAGCTGAAGTTGATATAAAGCTGGGAGGTACACGATGCAACCTATTCATCTCTAGGCTACAGCCATGGTTGCGTCTTCATttcttgaaaaagaaaaaactggtGCTACAAGGTCCCACTCACACACTCGGTAAATCAAAAGCTGCTGATACGAAAGCCATTATGTGGACAGGCACAGTTTCAGCCCCTGAGATGACTGTTATGCTATATGGTATTGATGGTTCGCCTATGTATCAT TTTTGTTCGCAGTCGTCGCATGTGTTTGCAAATAACATTTCGAGTACGGGCACAGCAGTTCATGTTGAACTTGGTGAATTGAATCTGCATCTGGCAGATGAGTACCAGGAATGCTTTAAAGAAAACCTTTTCGGAATAGAGCCGAACTCTGGTTCGTTAATGCATATAGCAAAGCTTAGCTTGGATTGGGGAAGAAGTGACAGGACATCATCTGACGAAGTTGGTTGCAGAAGTAAATTGGTACTCTCAGTAGACGTGACTGGAATGGGTATTTACTTTTCTTTCAAGCGTGTTGAATCCCTCATAACAAATGCTATGTCCTTCAAAGCTCTCTTCAAGACATTATCTGTTTCCGGAAAAAAGATGAATCAAACGGGAGGAGTGCAACCATCCAAAGGATCTGGGAAAGGAACTAGGCTTGTGAACCTGAATCTTGAACGTTGCTGTGTGAATTTCTGTGACGATACAGGATTGGACAACACACTTATTGACGATCCTAAAACCGTCAATTATGGATCACAAGGTGGCCGAGTTACGTTTAGTTCATTGGCTGATGGCAGACTACGCACAGCGAGCATTCAGTCTACTGCTTCTAAAGAGTGTAAAAGACTGAAGTACTCGGTCTCTCTGGAAATATCACATTTTAGACTTTGTCTCAACAAGGATAAACACTCAACGCAAATGGAACTTGGAAGAGCAATGTCTATCTACCAGGAATATTTGGAGGAGCATAAACCTTGTTCAAAGGTCAAGTTGTTTGATATGCACAACGCGAAGCTTGTACGTCGATCTGGTGGTCTCAATGAAATAGGTGTCTGTTCTCTTTTCAGTGCTACTGATATTTCACTGGGTTGGGAACCTGACGTCCATCTGTCTTTCTATGAACTGTTTTTGCGGTTGAAATCCCTGGTTTTTGCACAAAGGCTTAAAGAACATGAAAGGGAATGCATCTCTAGTGTGAAAGATGGTGGCACGGGTGAAGAAATAAATCTGTCCAATTCTGTTGACAAGCAGAAGAAAAAGGAATCTATGTTTGCTATTGATGTGGAAACGTTGACAATATCAGCTGAGGTAGGAGATGGGGTAGAGGTTAAATTGGAGGCACAATCAATATTTTCTGAGAATGCCTGTATAGGAGTGCTTCTTGAGGGGCTTATACTTGCTTTTAATGGATCTCGAGTGTTTAAAACTACAAGAATGCAAATATCAAGAGTTCCTTCTGCCTCGTCGAGTTTATCTGATGCAGTCCCTGTAATGACAGGTGGTCCTTGGGACTGGGTAGTACAAGGGCTTGATGTGCATATTTGCATGCCACACAAACTGCAGTTGCGTGCCATAGATGATTCGATTGAAGACATGTTGCGAGCCTTGAGACTTATAACTGTAGCGAAAGGTAAAAACATTTTTCCAGGAAAGAGAGAAACCTCGAAGCCTAAGAGTAAGAAATCTAGTCCAAAATTTGGCCGCATAAGATTTTGCATACGCAGGCTTACCGCAGATATTGAGGAAGAACCAATTCAGGGTTGGCTTGATGAACACTATCATCTGGTTAAGAAGGAAGCTTGCGAGTTGGCTGTCAGATTGAAATTTCTTGAagattttattcacaaaactaCTCAGTCTTCTAAAGGTGCTGAAACAAGTGATCCTTCAGATGAAAGAAAGATGCTTTTTGATGGGGTTGAAATTGATGTCAAGGATCCTTTAGCTATTAACAAAGTCAAGGATGAGATTCATAAACGGTCTTTTCAATCGTATTATCAAGCATGTCAGGGTTTAGCTCCCTCAGAGGGTTCCGGTGCCTGTAGGGAAGGGTTTCAGGCAGGTTTTAAGCCAAGTGCTGCTAGAACCTCTCTTCTCTCTGTTTGTGCCACAGATTTTGATTTAAGCTTGACGGCAGTTCATGGTGGTGATGTTGGTTTGATGGAAGTCTTAAAGAAGCTTGATCCTATTTGTCAAGAAAATGACGTACCCTTTTCTCGGTTATATGGAAGCAACGTTGACTTGAAAACTGGAAGTTTGGTAGTTCAGCTAAGAAATTACACACTCCCTCTTCTCTCTGGCACTTCTGGCAAATGTGAAGGTCGTATTGTACTTGCTCAGCAG GCAACGTGTTTTCAACCACAAATTTCGCAAGACGTATATGTAGGAAGATGGAGAAAAGTGCGAATGTTCCGGTCAGCAACTGGCACAACTCCGCCGATGAAGACCTACTCAGATCTGCGCATACACTTTCAACAAGGACAAGTTTCCTTTGGAGTTGGATATGAACCGGCGTTTGCAGACATTAGCTATGCTTTCACAGTGGCTCTTCGTAGGGCTAATCTGAGTTATAGGAGTCCAAGTGTTCCACCTCCCGTTAAAAAAGAACGAAGCTTACCTTGGTGGGATGATATGAGAAACTATGTTCATGGCAATATCACTTTATCTTTTTCTGAATCAAAGTGGGATATTCTTGCTACAACAAATCCGTATGAGAGTCTTGATAAACTTCAAATAGTGACTGGTCCTATTGAACTTCGGCAGTCAGATGGTCGCGTGTTTGTCAATGCTAAAGACTTTAAGATAAAACTGAGCAGTCTGGAGAGTTTGATTAGCCGACACTCTTTAAAAGTTCCAGTCGGCACCTCTAGAGCTGCATTTATTGAAGCCCCTTTGTTTAATCTCGAAGTTACAATGGACTGGGAATGCGAGTCTGGGGATTCTTTGAATCATTACCTATATGCATTTCCAACTGAAGGAAAGCCTcgtgaaaaggtttttgatcCGTTCAGATCAACATCACTCTCGCTTCGGTGGAATTTCTCCCTTAGACCGGAGAAATTTCACCAGTCTTCCTCAGGTACAGAGCAGTCAACAGACACTGGAACTGTCTATAGCTCGCAAGACAAGCCTGAGACACCCACAATGAATCTTGGAGCTCATGATTTGGCATGGATACTTAAGTTCTGGGGTTTGATGTACTATCCTCCTCACAAGTTACGTTCTTTCTCCAGATGGCCTAGGTTTGGTGTCGCCAGAGTTGCAAGATCAGGAAACTTATCTCTAGATAAGGTTATGACGGAATTTATGCTCCGTGTAGATGCCACTCCTTCCCTGATCAGTTACATGCCTTGGGACTCTGATGATCCTGCCAGAGGATTGACGTTTAACATGGCAAAGCTAAAATACGAATTATGCTATAGTCGTGGGAAGCAGAACTATACATTTGAATGCAAGCGAGATGTGCTTGACCTTGTATATCAAGGTCTTGATCTTCACGTGCCTAAGGCTTTTATTAACAAAGATGTGCATCCTTCCATTGCTTTGAGGAAAAGCACTCAAAGTGCTTTGATAGACAGAATACCCTGTGGAAAGAATCGCAAGAGGGATGAGAAGCATCGCGATGAAGGTTTTCTATTGTCGTGTGATTATTTTACAATCAGAAGGCAGGCCCCAAAAGCTGATCCGGAAAGGCTATTAGCTTGGCAAGAGGCTGGAAGAAGAAATCTTGAGATGACATATGTGCGGTCTGAATTTGAAAACGGAAGCGAGAGTGATGAACACATACGATCAGACCCTAGTGATGATGATGGATACAATGTTGTCATTGCTGACAATTGTCAACGGGTCTTTGTTTATGGCCTGAAACTCCTGTGGACCATTGCGAACAGAGATGCTGTTTGGTCTTTTGTTGGTGCAATATCGAAAGCATTTGAGCCTGCCAAACCTTCTCCGTCGCGTCAGTATACACAGAGGAAGATTACTGAAGAAAGCCAAAAAGAATCTTGTCAAGAAACGCATCAAGGGGAAACGATGAAGTCTTCTGCTAGTCCTGGAAGAAATATCCCTTCACAGCCTATGGAGATGGCAGGACCTCTTTCATCACCGTCACACTCGGTGAAAATTGAGAAATCATATGACAGAGCTG GTAAAGTTGAGAACAGTGAATCTGAGGAAGAAGGCACTCGTCATTTCATGGTGAATGTCATCGAGCCACAGTTTAATCTTCACTCTGAAGAAGCTAAT GGACGCTTTCTGCTTGCTGCTGTTAGTGGCCGTGTTCTAGCACGATCGTTTAATTCCATCATGCGTGTTGGTGTAGAAGTGATTGAACAGGCTCTAGGCACTGGAAGTGTCCAGATTCCAGAATGTAATCCTGAAATGACATGGACACGGATGGAAATTTCTGTAATGTTAAAGCATGTGCAGGCTCATGTTGCTCCGACTGATGTTGACCCGGGTGCTGGATTGCAGTGGCTCCCAAAAATTCGTAAAAACTCGCCAAAGGTGAAACGTACTGGGGCTTTACTTGAAAGAGTCTTCATGCCTTGTGACATGTACCTTAGGTATACAAGACACAAAGGTGGAAATCCTGATTTAAAG GTGAAACCACTAAAAGAACTCACTTTCAATTCACACAATATAACCGCTACGATGACTTCTCGGCAATTCCAGGTTATGCTGGATGTTCTGACTAATCTTCTCTTTGCAAGGCTTCCAAA GCCTCGGAAAAGTAGTCTCCAATGTCCCACTGAAGATGAAGATGTTGAAGAGGAGGCTGATGAAGTAGTTCCATATGGAGTTGAAGAAGTAGAGCTTGCAAAAATTAACCTTGAAGAAAAAGAGCGAGCACGAAAATTGCTTCTTGATGATATTAGAAAACTGTCTCATTGTTCCGACAGTATGGCTGACACACATATGGAAAGGGAAGGTGAATTGTGGATGATTAGTACCAGAAAATCCACACTG gtGAAAGGATTAAAGAAAGAGCTCTTACATGCACAGAAGTCTAGAAAGGTGGCTTCTGCATCTCTAAGAATGGCGCTACAGAAGGCTGCACAGCTGCGACTGATggagaaagaaaagaacaaaaGTCCATCATATGCTATGTGTATTTCCTTGCAATTCAATAAGGTTGTTTGGAGCATGATTGTAGACGGTAAATCCTTTGCTGAAGCAGAGATAAATGACATG ATTTATGACTTTTATCGGGATTACAAAGACATTGGAGTTGCTCGATTCACCACCAAGTCCTTTGTTGTGAGGAACTGTTTGCCTCTTGCAAAGTCGGATATGCTTTTATCAGCGTGGAATCCTCCAAGCGAGTGGGGAAA GAATTTTATGCTACATGTTGATGCAAAGCAAGGAGCACCAAAAGATGGACACTATCCTCTTGAGCTTTTCCAT GTTGCGATTTACCCCCTGAGGATTCATTTAACAGAAACAATGTACAGAATGATGTGGGAGTATTTCTTCCCAGAGGAAGAGCAAGATTCCCAAAGGCGACAG GAAGTTTGGAAAATTTCGACAACAGCTGGTTCGAAACGTGTGAAGAAAGGGTTAGTAAGTCATGAATCTTCTACAACTAGTCACTCCAATGTTGAAGCATCTCGGGGGAGTTCTGCAGGGCTGTCACAAAGCAATGCTGACTCTGTTCAA AAATCAAATACTCTCAGCCTCAGGTCTAGCACGGGTGGTTTTGGTCAGGAGTTGAGAAGAACATCTTCTTTTGATAGGACCTGGGAAGAAAATGTAGCACAATCCGTAGCCAATGAACTCGTTCTACAAGCTCACTCTTGCACCGTGTCATCTTCCGTTGAACAACAGGAGGATTCCTCTAAACAGAAGATCAAAGAGACAAAACCTGTCAAGCCTGGCCGCTCTTCTCATGAAGAAAAGAAAGCTGGAAAATCTAGGCCTAGAAAGATGATGGAGTTTCACAACATCAAAATAAGCCAG GTGGAGCTTCAAGTGACCTATGAGGGCTCAAGATTTGTTGTAAATGACCTCAAGTTGCTGATGGATACATTTGACCATGTTGAGTTCACTGGGACTTGGAGAAGACTGTTTTCTCGTGTTAAAAAACACATCATCTGGGGAGTACTGAAGTCTGTTACAGGAATGCAG GGGAAGAAATTCAAAGACAAATCACAGATTAACCGTGGGATTACTGAGAATGACCTTAATCTAAGTGACAATGATCACACGGGGAAACCAGTGACGTTGTTTAAGCGTCAAAGTGATGGAGCAGGGGAGGGATTTGTTACTTCTGTTAAAGGACTATTCAACACGCAAAGGCGCAAAGCCAAAGCATTTGTGTTGAGAACTATGAGAGGTGAAGCAGAGAATGATTTCCACGGGGAGTGGAGTGACAGTGATGTAGAATTCTCTCCTTTTGCTCGGCAATTAACTATAACGAAAACTAAGAAGCTCATCAGACGTCACACTAAGAAACTACGTCCAAGATCTCAAAGAG GTTCGACTTCTCAGCAAAGAGAATCACTTCCATCATCATCCAGAGAGGTTACTGCATTTGAAAGTGATTGTTCAAGTGGATCTTCACCGTACGAAGATTTTAAAGATTAA